The Amycolatopsis sp. NBC_01480 genome segment AACCCTTGCGGGGGGTCCGGCACCCCGCCCACCAGGGGCGGGCGTGTCCGCCCGCCGACGAGCGGTAGCGTGGTGAAGCCCGAATCGGACGTATCCCGTCCCTTCCATCCCTCCGATGACGAACAGCGGGGAAACCGACCCATGAGCGGCAAGCCCACCGGCAACCCCCTCGCGCACGCCGTCCAGCTGGCCCGGGAAACCGTGCCGCCGATACACCCGGCAGGCCGCCCGTTCGTGTTCGGCGGCCTCGCCGCGACGCTCCTGCTGCGCCGGTTCTCCAAGCGCCTCGGCGTCGTCGGCGCGCTCGCCACCGCGGCCACCGCCGCGTTCTTCCGCGAGCCGAAGCGGGTGCCGCCCACGCGTGACAACGTCGCGGTGGCCTCCGCCGACGGCCTGGTCTCGTTGCTCGAGGAGGCCGTGCCGCCGCCCGAGCTGGGCCTGCCCGCCGTGCCGCGGATGCGCGTGAGCGTGTTCCTCTCGGTGTTCGACGTGCACGTCCAGCGCGCGCCGGCCACCGGGGTGATCGAGAAGGTGGCCTACCGGCCGGGCAAGTTCCTGTCCGCGGACCTGGACAAGGCGAGCGAGGACAACGAGCGCAACTCCGTGCTGATGCGCACCGTCGAGGGCCACGAGCTCGTCGTCGTGCAGATCGCCGGGCTCGTCGCGCGCCGCATCCTGTGCGAGATCCGCGAGGGTGACAAGGTGGCCGCCGCCGACACCTACGGCATCATCCGGTTCGGCTCCCGCGTCGACCTGTACCTGCCGCCCGGCAGCCGCGTCCTGGTCTCCAAGGGCCAGCGCACGGTCGGCGGCGAGACAGTGATCGCCGAACTCCCCGCGCTTGGAGAAGGCTGACCATGGTCCGCGTGACCACCCCGGGCATCCGGCTGCTGCCGAACGCCATCACCGTGCTGGCCCTGTGCGCCGGGCTTTCCTCGGTGCAGTTCGCGCTCACGAACAACTACGGCATGGCGATCGCCTCGATCGGCATCGCCGCCGTGCTCGACAGCCTCGACGGCCGCATCGCGCGGCTGCTCGACGCCACGTCGAAGATGGGCGCGGAGCTCGACTCGCTGTCCGACGGCATCTCGTTCGGCGTCGCGCCCGCGCTCGTGCTGTACGTGTGGCAGTCCGGCGGCGACCGCATCGGCTGGGTCGCGTCGCTGATCTTCGCGGTCTGCATGATCCTGCGGCTGGCGCGCTTCAACACGCTGCTCGACGACACCGACCAGCCGGCCTACGCGGGCGAGTTCTTCGTCGGCGTGCCCGCCCCGGCCGGCGGGCTGGTCGCGATGCTGCCGCTGATCCTGACGCTGCAGTGGGGCCACGGCTGGTGGTCGCAGCAGTACGTGGTGCTGGCGTGGACGATCGCCGTCGCCGTGCTGCTGATCAGCCGCATCCCGACGCTGTCGCTGAAGACCGTGAAGGCGCCCGCCAAGGCGATCGCGCCGCTGCTGGTCGGCGTCGGGCTGCTGGCCGCCGCGATCATCCAGTTCCCGTTGGTGGCGCTGGCCGCCGCGCTGGTGCTGTACCTGCTGCACATCCCGTACGCGGTCTACCGGAACCGCTGGCTGGCCGCGCACCCCGAGGCCTGGACGGTCCCGCCGCGCGAACGCCGCGCCATCCGCCGCGCCCGCAGCCAGCGTCGGCTCCGGCTGCGCCCGGCCTCCCGCCGCGTCGCGGGGGCCGCCATGCGCGCGGTTCGCCTGCCCCGCAACGGTTCCGACCTCGTCCGGGCCACCCGGGCGCACCGCGATCGCGACCACGGCGCCAACCCCGGCCCGGCGTCGGGTCCCACCCAGCGCCGCCGGAGCTGGCGGCGGATCGGAATCCGCCGCAAGTAAGGACTCGTGAGTGTTCATGCCGGTTAGAACCGTCATGAACACTCACGAGCGGGCGGCGGACACCCGCAATCCGGCCAGCAGCAAGTTCAGCTGTTCCTGGAAGTCCTGCACACAGTCCACCGAAGCCAGGGCGGGCAGGACCCGGACCAGGTTCGGGTGCTCACGCGGGTTGACCATGCGCGCGAACCAGTCGTCGACCGGTTCCTCGCGCTCGGCCGGGGTGCCGGCCAGCCCGACGGAGTCCGCCAGAGCCGCGCCGAACGTCAGGCCCATCAGCGAGCGGTAGCCGCGGGCGGCGGCGGCCTCGTCCAGCCCGCCGTCGAGCAGGGCGCCCACCAGTGCGTCCATCATCCGCAGCGCGCCCGGTGAACGCGGGTTCGCCTCCTCCGCGGCCAGTGTCCGCACCACGGCCGGATGCCGCGTGAACACCGTGTACAGCCCGTCGGTGAGGTGCCGGACGCGGGTCTCCCAGCCCCAGCCCTCGTCCGGCAGCGGCACAGATTCGAAGACGTGTGCGGTGATCCCGTCGAGCAGGTCGCCCTTGTTCTTGACGTGGTTGTACAGCGACATCGCCTCGACGCCCAGCTCCGCCGCCAGCTTGCGCATCGACAGCGCGCTCATGCCGTGCTCGTCCACCAGGCGCAGGGCCGCTTCCAGCACCTTCTCGCGTGTCAGCGTCTCCCGGACCACGTCGTCCAGCGTAGCTTACGTCGTAAGTACTTACGGTGTACGCTTACGCCGTAAGCATCAGCTCTGGAGGGACTCCCATGGACACCGAGACGCTGCTCACCACCACCCGCTCCGTCCGGCGGAAGCTGGACCTCGACCGGCCCGTGCCACCGAAGGTCATCGCGGACTGCCTGCGCGTCGCCCAGCAGGCGCCGGCCGCGGGCAGCATGCTCACCGCCCAGCGCTGGATCGCCGTCACCGACCCGGCGATCCGGGCCGGGATCGCGCCGTTCGTCCAGCAGTCCGCGCACACCTCCTGGGCGCGCTACGCCGACCAGGTCGAGAGCCGCATGTTCGCCTCGGCCCGGCACCTGGTCGAGCACATCGGCGAGGTGCCCGCGCTGGTGATCCCGTGCATGCCCGGCCCGCCGCCGTCGACCCCGGTCGAGCAGTCGGCGTACTACGGCTCGATCTACCCGGCGATCTGGAGCTTCCAGCTCGCCCTGCGCACCCGTGGCCTGGCCAGCTCGCTGTGCTCGTACCACGTCGTGGACCACGAGGAGGACGTCGCGAAGCTGCTCGGCATCCCGGAGGGCTTCACGCAGATCGGGCTGATCGCGGTGGCCTACTCGAAGCAGGCCGAGTTCTCGCCCGCGCCCCGGCCGCCGGTCGAAGAGATCCTGTCGTTCGACGCCTGGGCGGGCCCGCGTCGCTAGGGTGAGCAGCGTGAGCGACCCGCAGATCACGCTGACCGTCCGGCACACCCCGTCCGCGCTCGACTCCCGGCGAGGGGTGGTGCGGCTGCACCCGGAGGTGCTCGACGCGCTGGGCCTGCGGGCCTGGGACGCCGTGCACCTCACCGGGGCCCGCCGGAGCGTCGCGCTGGCGGCGCCGTCCGACGAGGCGGGCACCCCCGGCGTGGTGCTGACCGACGACGTCACGATGTCGAACCTCGGCGTCACCGAGGGCTCCGAGATCGTCGTCGCGCCAGCCGACGTGGCCGCGGCGAAGACGGTGACGGTCGCCGGCTCGCGGCTGGCCAGCGCGTCGGTGCCGCCGCAGACCCTGCGGCTGGCGCTGACCGGCAAGGTGGTCACCCTCGGCGACGCGGTTTCCCTGCTGCCACAAGACCTTTCCCCGGTCCCGGGCTCGGACGTGATCGCCGTGCGCGGCCAGCTCTCCCGCGCGATCGGCACCACCTGGACCAACGAGCTGCTCACCGTCACGGCCATCGAGCCAGCCGGCGTGGTCGCGATCGGACCGTCCACTGTGGTCAGCTGGCGGGGCGGCGCGCGCACCGGCGAGCCGGCCGGCGGCGAGCCTTCGACGCGCAGCGCGACGGCACTGGTCCGCAGCACGGCCGTGACCGCCGCCGAGGACTACATCGACGCGGAGGTCATCGAGGAGGTCGTGGTCACCGAATCGGCGGAGACGGCCGAGCCGGTACCGCCGGTGACCGATCTGGTCGGCGCGGAGAGCGCGGCCCGCAAGCTCGCCGAGTGGTTCGACCTGGCGTTCCACCGCCCGGACCTGCTCGCGCGGCTCGGCACCACGGCCCACCTCGGCGTGCTGCTGTCCGGGCCGGAAGGCGTGGGGAAGGCGACGCTCGTACGGTCCGTGGCCAAGGCCGAGAAGGTGCGCGTGGTGTCGCTGGCCGCGCCGAACATCGCCGTGCTGGAGCCGAATGCCGCGCACGCCCGGCTGAAAGAGGCGATCACCCGCGCGACCGACGGCGACGGTCCGGCGGTGCTGCTGATCAACGACGTCGACGCGCTGCTGCCCGCCACCCAGCCGCCGCCCGTGGCCACCGTCCTGCTGGAGGAGCTGCGCGCGGCGTTGCGGCACGAGGGCCTGGCCCTGGTGGCGACGACCCAGCGCGCCGAGTCCGCCGACCCCCGGCTGCGCACCACCGAGCTGCTCGACCGCGAGCTGGGCCTGCCGCTGCCGGACGCGAAGACCCGCACCGAGCTGCTGCGGATCCTGCTGCGCGACGTGCCGGTGGAACCGGGCGCCGACCTGGGCTTGCTCGCCGAGCGGACGCCCGGGTTCGTCGCCGCGGACCTGATCGCGCTGCGCCGGGACGCGGCCTTGCGGGCCGCGCTGCGCCAGCGTGAGGCCGAGGAGCCGCGCATCGCCCAGCAGGACCTGCTCGACGCGCTGGCCACCGTCCGGCCGATCTCACTGTCCACTTCGGACAACCTAGCCACCGGCGGGCTGACGCTGGACGACGTCGGCAACATGGTCGAGGTCAAGCAGTCGCTGACCGAAACGGTGCTGTGGCCGCTGCGCTACCCGGACTCGTTCGCCCGGCTGGGCGTCGACCCGCCGCGCGGCGTGCTGCTCTACGGCCCGCCCGGCGGCGGCAAGACGTTCCTGGTGCGCGCGCTGGCCGGCACCGGCGCGCTGAACGTGTTCGCGATCAAGGGCGCCGAGCTGCTGGACAAGTGGGTCGGCGAGTCGGAGCGCGCGGTGCGCGACCTGTTCCGCCGCGCCGCCGACGCCGCGCCGTCGCTGATCTTCCTGGACGAGATCGATGCGCTCGCGCCGCGGCGCGGCCAGTCCTCGGACTCCGGCGTGGCCGACCGCGTGGTCGCCGCCCTGCTCACCGAGCTGGACGGGGTGGAGCCGATGCGCGAGGTCGTGGTGCTGGGCGCCACCAACCGGCCCGAGCTGGTCGACCCCGCGCTGCTGCGACCCGGGCGGCTGGAACGGCGCGTCTACGTGCCGCCGCCGGACGCCGAGTCCAGGGCCGCCATCCTCATCGCCAGCTCCAAGAACACCCCGCTGGCGTCCGATGTGGACCTGAAGGAGCTGGCGTCCACCCTGGACGGTTACTCCGCGGCCGACTGCGCCGCCCTGATCCGCGAGGCCGCGCTCACCGCGATGCGCGAGTCGCTGGAGGCCCGTGAGGTGACGTCCGCCCACCTGGCCAAGGCCCGCCAGGCCGTGCGGCCGTCACTGGACCCGGCGCAGCTGGCCACGCTTGAGGCCTACGCCCAGGCGCAGCAGGAACGCTGAAAAAGGGGGGCCACCCGGCTGGGTGGCCCCCCTTTTCTACGTTCGCGCTGGTCAGCTGCCCTTGTGGCCGCTCTGGTAGTCCTTGGTGATGATCACTATCACGCCGGGGCTCGAGTTCTGGATGCCGTCGAACCGCGGCTGCGCCTGGAAGCCGAACTCGGTGGCCAGCTGCTTCGCGGCCGCCTCCTCGTCGGTGCCGGGGCGGAAGTAGGCCGTGGTGTGGTCGATCACGCCCTGGGAGTAGTTGCCGACCTCGGGCACGTTCCAGCCCGCGGCGCGGAAGTCGTCCGCGGCCTGCTCGGCGAGGCCCTTGATCAGGGAGTTGTTGTAGACCCGCACGGTGACCCACTTGTTGGACGCCTGCTGGTTCGGCCCCGGCTGGCCAGGCTGCCCCGGCTGGCCGGTGGGCTGGCCGCCCGGCGGGACGGCCGACGACGAGCCCGGCGCGGCCGAGGAGGACGGCGGCACGCTGGATGACGAAGGCGCGCTCGACGAACCCGGCGCCGAGGACGACGGGCCACCGGACGAAGGCTGTGAGGAAGGACCGGCCGAGTTGCTGGGCCCGGCGGTGTTGTTGCTCGACCCGCCGCTGGTCGCCAAGGTGACGCCGCCGATCACCGCGGCGACCACGGCCACCCCGATCAGGGCGACGGCCGCGGCCCGCAACGGCCGGGACAGTCCCGAGAAGAAGCTCATGACAGCTCGATCCCCAGCCGCCGGGCGCCGCGTTTACGCTGCCGCGCGGCCCGCGTCTTGCGGAGCCGCTTCACCAGCATCGGATCGGCCTCCACTGCTTCGGGTTTCTCCAGCAGCGTGTTCAGCAGCTGGTAATAGCGGGTCGAGGACAGCGAGAAACGCTCACGGATGGCGTTCTCCTTGGCGCCGGCATGCCGCCACCACTGACGCTCGAAGGCGAGAATCTCCAGCTCGCGCTCGGTCAGGCCACCCACGGTCTCCGGCCCATTCTCCGGCGGCGACGGCTGGTCCTCAGCCATCGACTCCGCGGCGTCCATGCGGCTCCTCGTGCTCGGTTTCGGCTGTCCTTCCGCGGGCGCCATTCAACCACGGAACCCAGGCTCGACATGGGCATCCGACCCGGCGCGTCACGGTCCGATCCAGGTGTACCAGAGGGGTCCGACTAAACTCGCCGCTCGTGACCGTCCACGCCATCCGCATCGCGGGCGACCCGGTGCTGCACCAGCCGACCCGCGAGATCACGCAGTTCGACGACGAGCTGCGCACCCTCGTCGAGGACATGTTCGAAACGATGTACGCCGCCGAGGGGGTCGGCCTCGCGGCCAACCAGATCGGCCTCGACCTGCGGCTGTTCGTCTACGACTGCCCGGACGACGACGGGGTCGAGCACCGCGGCGCGGTGGTCAACCCGAAGCTGGAGACCTCCGAGATCCCCGAGACCATGCCGGACCCGGACGACGACTGGGAGGGCTGCCTGTCGGCCCCCGGCGAGTCGTACCCGACCGGCCGCGCCTCGTGGGCCAAGGTGACCGGCTTCGACGTCGACGGCAACCCGATCGAGGTCGAGGGCACCGGGTACTTCGCCCGCTGCCTCCAGCACGAGACCGACCACCTCGACGGCTACCTCTACCTCGACCGCCTGGTCGGCCGCCACGCCCGCGCGGCGAAGAAGATGCTGAAGAAGAACAAGTGGGGCGTGCCCGGCCTGAGCTGGACCCCGCCCAAGGAACCCGCCGACGCCTGAACAGACTCGTGAGTGTTTATGACGGTTCTAACCGTCATAAACACTCACGAGCGGTCAGCAGCCGAGGAAGTGGCAGCGCACCACCGCGGGCTGTTCGATCACCGAGCCATCCTTCACCGCCCAGGCCAAGCGGACGTACTGCGCGTGCGTCCAGGCCAGCGGCGTCGCCGAGCCGGTCGGGGTGCCGGTCGCGAAACCGGGCTCGCCCGACGGCGGGTTCTCGTCCCAGACCTGCTCCGGCATGGTGTCCGCGGAGCTCGCCACCCGGCCGAGGTCGCGCA includes the following:
- a CDS encoding phosphatidylserine decarboxylase; the encoded protein is MSGKPTGNPLAHAVQLARETVPPIHPAGRPFVFGGLAATLLLRRFSKRLGVVGALATAATAAFFREPKRVPPTRDNVAVASADGLVSLLEEAVPPPELGLPAVPRMRVSVFLSVFDVHVQRAPATGVIEKVAYRPGKFLSADLDKASEDNERNSVLMRTVEGHELVVVQIAGLVARRILCEIREGDKVAAADTYGIIRFGSRVDLYLPPGSRVLVSKGQRTVGGETVIAELPALGEG
- the pssA gene encoding CDP-diacylglycerol--serine O-phosphatidyltransferase, translated to MVRVTTPGIRLLPNAITVLALCAGLSSVQFALTNNYGMAIASIGIAAVLDSLDGRIARLLDATSKMGAELDSLSDGISFGVAPALVLYVWQSGGDRIGWVASLIFAVCMILRLARFNTLLDDTDQPAYAGEFFVGVPAPAGGLVAMLPLILTLQWGHGWWSQQYVVLAWTIAVAVLLISRIPTLSLKTVKAPAKAIAPLLVGVGLLAAAIIQFPLVALAAALVLYLLHIPYAVYRNRWLAAHPEAWTVPPRERRAIRRARSQRRLRLRPASRRVAGAAMRAVRLPRNGSDLVRATRAHRDRDHGANPGPASGPTQRRRSWRRIGIRRK
- a CDS encoding TetR/AcrR family transcriptional regulator, encoding MVRETLTREKVLEAALRLVDEHGMSALSMRKLAAELGVEAMSLYNHVKNKGDLLDGITAHVFESVPLPDEGWGWETRVRHLTDGLYTVFTRHPAVVRTLAAEEANPRSPGALRMMDALVGALLDGGLDEAAAARGYRSLMGLTFGAALADSVGLAGTPAEREEPVDDWFARMVNPREHPNLVRVLPALASVDCVQDFQEQLNLLLAGLRVSAARS
- a CDS encoding nitroreductase family protein, with the protein product MDTETLLTTTRSVRRKLDLDRPVPPKVIADCLRVAQQAPAAGSMLTAQRWIAVTDPAIRAGIAPFVQQSAHTSWARYADQVESRMFASARHLVEHIGEVPALVIPCMPGPPPSTPVEQSAYYGSIYPAIWSFQLALRTRGLASSLCSYHVVDHEEDVAKLLGIPEGFTQIGLIAVAYSKQAEFSPAPRPPVEEILSFDAWAGPRR
- a CDS encoding AAA family ATPase — protein: MSDPQITLTVRHTPSALDSRRGVVRLHPEVLDALGLRAWDAVHLTGARRSVALAAPSDEAGTPGVVLTDDVTMSNLGVTEGSEIVVAPADVAAAKTVTVAGSRLASASVPPQTLRLALTGKVVTLGDAVSLLPQDLSPVPGSDVIAVRGQLSRAIGTTWTNELLTVTAIEPAGVVAIGPSTVVSWRGGARTGEPAGGEPSTRSATALVRSTAVTAAEDYIDAEVIEEVVVTESAETAEPVPPVTDLVGAESAARKLAEWFDLAFHRPDLLARLGTTAHLGVLLSGPEGVGKATLVRSVAKAEKVRVVSLAAPNIAVLEPNAAHARLKEAITRATDGDGPAVLLINDVDALLPATQPPPVATVLLEELRAALRHEGLALVATTQRAESADPRLRTTELLDRELGLPLPDAKTRTELLRILLRDVPVEPGADLGLLAERTPGFVAADLIALRRDAALRAALRQREAEEPRIAQQDLLDALATVRPISLSTSDNLATGGLTLDDVGNMVEVKQSLTETVLWPLRYPDSFARLGVDPPRGVLLYGPPGGGKTFLVRALAGTGALNVFAIKGAELLDKWVGESERAVRDLFRRAADAAPSLIFLDEIDALAPRRGQSSDSGVADRVVAALLTELDGVEPMREVVVLGATNRPELVDPALLRPGRLERRVYVPPPDAESRAAILIASSKNTPLASDVDLKELASTLDGYSAADCAALIREAALTAMRESLEAREVTSAHLAKARQAVRPSLDPAQLATLEAYAQAQQER
- a CDS encoding LytR C-terminal domain-containing protein, which translates into the protein MSFFSGLSRPLRAAAVALIGVAVVAAVIGGVTLATSGGSSNNTAGPSNSAGPSSQPSSGGPSSSAPGSSSAPSSSSVPPSSSAAPGSSSAVPPGGQPTGQPGQPGQPGPNQQASNKWVTVRVYNNSLIKGLAEQAADDFRAAGWNVPEVGNYSQGVIDHTTAYFRPGTDEEAAAKQLATEFGFQAQPRFDGIQNSSPGVIVIITKDYQSGHKGS
- a CDS encoding DUF3263 domain-containing protein; this translates as MDAAESMAEDQPSPPENGPETVGGLTERELEILAFERQWWRHAGAKENAIRERFSLSSTRYYQLLNTLLEKPEAVEADPMLVKRLRKTRAARQRKRGARRLGIELS
- a CDS encoding peptide deformylase, yielding MTVHAIRIAGDPVLHQPTREITQFDDELRTLVEDMFETMYAAEGVGLAANQIGLDLRLFVYDCPDDDGVEHRGAVVNPKLETSEIPETMPDPDDDWEGCLSAPGESYPTGRASWAKVTGFDVDGNPIEVEGTGYFARCLQHETDHLDGYLYLDRLVGRHARAAKKMLKKNKWGVPGLSWTPPKEPADA